AGGAAGTATTCCAGCACCCGAGCTACCATCGTTTTTTTTTCATAAATCATCCAGAGTGCCGCATATTCTGACGAACATATCGGGTGATTTTTCTCAGTCGTCATTCGCCTACCACCTCTTGTGCACCTTTTCTACATATTTTGTCTCAGGAGAAAACGAATTATCCGGTTCGATCGTCAACTAGTGTCTTCTAATGTTGAAATTCCGCCTTAACAACGTCCAGTTTTGCGGAGCTTTCGGCCCCAACTCCCAATAACTCACGCCGCGCAATCCGTATTGTTTCACCAAATCGAACTTCGCCTGCAAACTTCTTTCGTTTTCAAACCAGACGACATGTCGCTTGCCATTTTTATCCGTATAATTAAAATATGGAGATTGCGCGTCCGGGTCGAACATGATGACCGCTTCCTTTTGATCTGCAAGTTGAGCGGCTTCCTGCAATCCGACTCGTTTCGCCGGAGAACCGCCTTTCTGATAAGGGAGCGTCCAATCATAACCGTACAACGGCATACCCATAATAATGTTTTTGCGGGGGATCTTCGTTACTGCATAATCCAGCACCTTTCGGACTTGATCAATCGGGGCGACGGCCATCGGCGGACCTCCGGTCCATCCCCACTCATACGTCATGAGGATGACGAAATCCATGAGTTTGCCGTGAGCACCGTAATCGTGCGCCGTATACCAAGGTCCTGTTTGCTTTTCACTCGTTTTCGGAGCAAGTGAAGATGACACGGCGAAACCGGCTTTGTGCATTCTTGGCACGAGTTTGCGCAAGAATTGCGTATAATGGTCTCTGTCTTCCGGCAAAAGATGTTCAAAATCAACATTCAAAGCTGCGAAACCTTTCGCTTTCATCAGCTGAATGACGTTATCGATGAGTTGATCCTGCACATTTTCATTTGTCAAAATCGCATGCCCAATGTCCGGCGAAAAAGTGCCTTCGGCAAAGTTGGTAATGACCAACATCGGTTTGCTTTCGGTATTTTCTACCGCCTGCAAACTCTTTTCGTCTTGAAGCGGGATGAGCGTTCCGTCCGCCTTAACCCGGTAGCTGAAAAATGCCGCAAAAGATAAATGTTCCGCTGTGTTGCTCAAAATTTTGGCCATTCTGCCGGTTCCGGCAGGTTCAATAAAACCAATCGTATCGATCGTCGGCTTCTTCTCTTTCGATTTCCCGTTATTCCCGTTCGGGTCATAACCCGTTTGCCGGAGAACGTTCGATTCCGGCGACGACCCGTTTCCGTTTCCGGAACAAGCCGAAAGAATAACGAGAAGAGAGAGAAGGATTAACAGACTAAATCTCGACTTTCTCATCGTACTGCCTCCCGTCGCGTAAGATGTTCTTACTATTCGGAGGCGGTGAACTTTTTATTCTAATGACTTGAAGTTTATCGATTTAAGGCTGAACTATAATAAGACCGCCGTGAAAAACGGCGGTCAAATACAATGTTCTACTGGGCGACATCTTGACGGCGGATCAACTCGAGGTGTTCGGGGTAACCGTAAGAGCCGTGTTCGCTTAAGTCCAGACCGGATAGTTCCTCGTCATCTCTTACTCGGATGCCGATCGTGATTTTCAATCCGTAAAGGATAACGAAGGAAAACAACCCAACATACAAAATAGCGCCAACCACCCCGAGAGCCTGCACCATCAACTGGTGAAATCCACCGCCGTAAAAGAGACCTGCTTTTCCGATTCCGGTTATCTCAACAAGACGAGGTGAGGCAAAGAATCCAGTGGAAAGCGTACCGATGATTCCGGCAATTCCGTGAACGGAAAATGCGAATATCGGATCATCCAATCCTTTTCTTTCAAAATATTGCGAAGTCCAAAAAGTGATCGATCCGGCCATCGCGCCAATAACGACGGCCGCCCACGGTTCGACGAACGCGCAGGCAGCCGTAATCGCCACGAGCGCAGACAGGACACCGTTAATCATC
This is a stretch of genomic DNA from Bacillales bacterium. It encodes these proteins:
- a CDS encoding glycosyl hydrolase family 18 protein → MRKSRFSLLILLSLLVILSACSGNGNGSSPESNVLRQTGYDPNGNNGKSKEKKPTIDTIGFIEPAGTGRMAKILSNTAEHLSFAAFFSYRVKADGTLIPLQDEKSLQAVENTESKPMLVITNFAEGTFSPDIGHAILTNENVQDQLIDNVIQLMKAKGFAALNVDFEHLLPEDRDHYTQFLRKLVPRMHKAGFAVSSSLAPKTSEKQTGPWYTAHDYGAHGKLMDFVILMTYEWGWTGGPPMAVAPIDQVRKVLDYAVTKIPRKNIIMGMPLYGYDWTLPYQKGGSPAKRVGLQEAAQLADQKEAVIMFDPDAQSPYFNYTDKNGKRHVVWFENERSLQAKFDLVKQYGLRGVSYWELGPKAPQNWTLLRRNFNIRRH